From a single Lolium rigidum isolate FL_2022 chromosome 7, APGP_CSIRO_Lrig_0.1, whole genome shotgun sequence genomic region:
- the LOC124673240 gene encoding subtilisin-like protease 1 has translation MTSFPNFLPPLVLLATLFSTPALCYINPSTARAQQNVAEPSTYRTYIVLVEPLRSDAGEDAHHRWHESFLPSLHAGESIESRLLHSYTEVFSGFTARLTKAELDSVAKKPGFLRAFPDRKLQLMTTHTPAFLGLRNGTGFWSEARYGKGVIVGLLDTGIHAAHPSFDDHGIPPPPPRWKGSCTAARCNNKLIGAKSFVGDDSGDEVGHGTHTSSTAAGNFVPGAYHGVGTGTAAGIAPGAHVAMYKVCADNQCAESAILAGLDAATKDGVDVLSISLGGNTGRRFDEDPVAIGAFGAVSKGVVVVSAAGNNGPNSGSITNDAPWLLTVAAGTVDRSFGAEVRLGNGKSIHGEALTQEAKPRSKSYPLLFSEARRYCEYGDENSVAGKIIVCEATMSAFQKSQVRSLIGAGAAGVVLFNDDISGYTTLLRDYNSTVVQVTAADGAILTSYAASSETTSVASFNYTNTLLGIRPAPVVSWFSSRGPSFIVPGFLKPDILAPGLNILAAWPPKTDSASGPFNIISGTSMATPHISGVAALLKSIHPSWSPAAIKSAILTTSDMVNSTGGSILDQHHTKASVYDTGAGHVNVTRAADHGPVYDLGITDYAGYICWFLGKDGLATIVRNSSLTCTKLPKIEDVQLNYPTITMPMTSTPFTVNRTVTNVGPATSTYTAKVDAPKSLVVRVFPETLTFSKAGEKKTFSVTVSSHIGKELFFEGSLRWVSDRHVVRSPIVVAAIARPEAF, from the exons ATGACGTCGTTTCCCAATTTCCTACCGCCCCTTGTCTTGCTAGCCACCCTTTTCTCTACACCTGCACTGTGCTACATCAATCCATCCACCGCAAGGGCTCAACAGAATGTCGCAGAACCGTCTACCTATCGCACTTACATCGTGCTTGTCGAGCCACTGCGCTCGGATGCCGGGGAAGACGCTCACCATAGGTGGCACGAGTCTTTCTTGCCAAGCTTGCATGCCGGTGAATCCATCGAGTCCCGGCTTCTCCACTCCTACACCGAAGTGTTTAGTGGCTTCACCGCGAGGCTCACTAAGGCTGAGCTAGATTCGGTGGCCAAGAAGCCAGGGTTCCTGCGTGCGTTCCCGGACCGTAAGCTGCAACTCATGACCACGCACACGCCGGCGTTCCTCGGGCTCAGGAACGGCACTGGGTTCTGGAGCGAAGCTCGCTACGGGAAGGGAGTCATCGTCGGGTTGCTCGACACTGGCATCCATGCGGCACACCCTTCCTTTGATGACCATGGAATCCCGCCGCCCCCGCCAAGGTGGAAGGGCTCGTGTACGGCGGCCCGCTGCAACAACAAGCTCATCGGTGCCAAGTCATTTGTTGGAGATGACTCTGGCGACGAGGTGGGACATGGAACACACACCTCATCCACGGCCGCCGGGAACTTCGTCCCTGGCGCATACCATGGCGTTGGCACGGGTACAGCAGCTGGAATAGCTCCTGGCGCCCATGTCGCCATGTACAAGGTATGCGCCGACAATCAGTGTGCTGAATCCGCCATACTAGCTGGGTTGGATGCGGCCACCAAGGATGGGGTGGATGTGCTCTCGATTTCCCTCGGTGGAAACACGGGCAGAAGATTTGATGAGGACCCCGTGGCCATCGGCGCTTTTGGCGCCGTATCCAAGGGCGTCGTCGTTGTGAGCGCGGCTGGGAATAATGGTCCCAACTCAGGCTCGATCACAAACGACGCGCCATGGCTGCTCACTGTCGCTGCCGGTACAGTGGACAGGAGCTTTGGAGCCGAGGTGCGTCTCGGCAATGGCAAGAGCATCCACGGGGAAGCGCTTACACAGGAAGCAAAGCCGAGGTCGAAGTCGTACCCTCTCCTCTTCTCCGAGGCGCGTCGGTACTGTGAATACGGCGATGAAAATTCTGTCGCCGGTAAGATCATTGTTTGTGAGGCCACGATGTCGGCTTTTCAGAAGTCTCAAGTCCGCAGCTTAATCGGTGCCGGCGCAGCTGGCGTGGTGTTGTTCAACGACGACATCAGTGGCTACACCACACTTCTTCGGGATTACAACTCCACCGTGGTGCAGGTAACCGCGGCCGATGGCGCTATCCTCACATCTTATGCGGCATCATCGGAGACAACATCTGTGGCTTCTTTCAACTACACCAATACATTGCTTGGCATCCGCCCGGCCCCTGTCGTGTCATGGTTCTCTTCGCGGGGTCCAAGCTTCATTGTTCCTGGCTTTCTCAAGCCAGACATATTAGCGCCAGGGCTCAACATCCTAGCCGCATGGCCACCAAAGACGGACTCTGCATCGGGGCCTTTCAACATCATATCTGGCACATCCATGGCCACGCCGCACATCAGCGGCGTTGCAGCGCTTCTCAAGAGCATTCATCCCAGCTGGTCACCAGCCGCCATCAAGTCCGCCATCTTGACAACATCGGACATGGTCAATAGCACTGGTGGCTCCATCTTGGATCAGCATCACACCAAAGCTAGTGTGTATGACACAGGTGCAGGCCATGTGAATGTCACAAGAGCCGCAGACCACGGTCCGGTGTATGACCTTGGCATCACCGATTATGCGGGTTATATTTGCTGGTTCCTCGGCAAGGATGGCTTGGCAACCATCGTTCGCAACTCAAGCCTGACTTGCACGAAGCTGCCGAAGATCGAGGATGTGCAGCTCAACTACCCGACGATTACTATGCCGATGACATCAACGCCTTTCACCGTGAACCGGACTGTGACGAATGTTGGGCCAGCAACATCGACATACACGGCAAAGGTGGATGCGCCCAAGTCACTGGTGGTGCGCGTCTTCCCGGAGACACTCACGTTCTCCAAGGCCGGAGAGAAGAAAACATTTAGCGTGACAGTGAGCAGCCACATAGGTAAAGAACTATTCTTCGAGGGAAGCTTGAGATGGGTGTCGGACAGGCATGTCGTGCGGAGCCCCATTGTCGTAGCCGCTATAGCG AGACCAGAAGCTTTTTAG